The following coding sequences lie in one Nitrospira lenta genomic window:
- a CDS encoding succinate dehydrogenase/fumarate reductase iron-sulfur subunit produces the protein MRLSITLQRFNPEQDATPHDEEVRLDVRRGSTVLDLLIRIKNEVDGSLALRYSCRSAICGSCAMSINGGEKLACRTSVRKELERHGRLRIAPLDHLPVIKDLVVDMRPFWGKIRDITPWLSTSMAVPIVRAETHNPGSTGSGYHNVDACIMCGACVAACTVQEVSPGFAGPAALAKVDRFLSDPREPEKLKRARLAVLQEANGMWDCTRCNYCVEVCPKDVQPMEAIIRLRRAALDRGLASTGGARHITGFVSIIEQQGRLNEAIMPLKVVGFDMSRFLRILPLGIRMLFKGKVPNPFAHRIPGLAQVRAIFRRARRPTRL, from the coding sequence ATGCGTCTCTCCATTACCCTTCAACGATTCAATCCCGAACAGGATGCGACGCCGCACGATGAAGAGGTGCGCCTCGATGTGCGGCGCGGTTCGACCGTGCTCGACCTGCTGATTCGGATCAAGAACGAGGTTGATGGCAGTCTGGCGCTGCGCTATTCCTGCCGGTCCGCCATCTGCGGATCCTGTGCCATGAGTATCAACGGAGGCGAGAAGCTGGCCTGCCGGACATCGGTCAGGAAGGAATTGGAACGGCATGGCCGGCTCCGTATCGCCCCGCTGGACCATCTTCCGGTCATCAAAGATCTGGTCGTGGATATGCGGCCGTTCTGGGGGAAGATCCGCGACATCACGCCCTGGCTTTCCACATCGATGGCCGTGCCAATTGTACGAGCGGAGACTCACAATCCCGGTTCAACCGGCTCCGGCTATCACAATGTCGATGCCTGCATCATGTGCGGCGCCTGCGTGGCTGCCTGTACGGTGCAGGAGGTGTCGCCGGGATTTGCCGGACCGGCGGCGCTGGCCAAGGTCGATCGATTTCTGTCGGATCCGCGTGAGCCGGAGAAGCTGAAGCGGGCGCGGCTCGCCGTGTTGCAAGAGGCGAACGGGATGTGGGACTGCACGCGATGCAACTATTGCGTGGAAGTCTGTCCGAAGGATGTGCAGCCGATGGAGGCGATCATCCGGCTGCGACGAGCGGCGCTCGATCGGGGCCTCGCATCAACGGGCGGTGCGCGCCATATCACCGGATTTGTGTCGATCATTGAACAGCAGGGGCGGCTGAACGAAGCGATCATGCCGCTCAAGGTGGTCGGGTTCGATATGTCACGCTTTCTCAGGATTCTGCCTCTGGGCATCAGGATGTTGTTCAAAGGGAAAGTCCCCAATCCCTTCGCGCATCGGATTCCTGGTTTGGCGCAAGTGCGGGCGATCTTCCGGCGGGCTCGCCGTCCGACGAGGCTGTAG
- a CDS encoding M24 family metallopeptidase, protein MKRTTAAQPEVATLFIAASELDSNLYYATKFVAPDPFIYMEVKGERLLVMSDLEMDRAKSQASVDRVLSYSELEKKAKSNGTKEPSTVDIVHVILREAKIRQLLVPANFPFIHATRLQELGYSMKPKRDPFYERRVVKTAEEVRCIEAAQRATEEAVAAAHATLKLATIRGEELWLDGEVLTSERIKKLINVKLMERDCVAQHTIVAGGEQACDPHHEGTGPLPANRSIIFDVFPRSANSRYFADMSRTVIRGTASPELKRLYQTVKDAQEEAITKVKDGADGMKIHQGICDRFEKAGYKTGLVDGRMQGYFHGTGHGVGLDIHEAPRISRTGSLLQEGHVVTVEPGLYYPGLGAVRIEDMVLVTSDGCRNLTDFPKTFELG, encoded by the coding sequence ATGAAACGAACTACCGCTGCACAACCTGAGGTCGCGACGCTGTTTATTGCCGCCAGCGAACTCGATTCTAATCTCTACTATGCGACGAAGTTCGTTGCGCCGGACCCCTTTATCTATATGGAGGTCAAAGGCGAGCGGTTGCTGGTCATGAGTGACCTCGAAATGGATCGGGCTAAATCGCAGGCGTCGGTGGATCGAGTCTTGTCCTATTCCGAGCTGGAAAAGAAGGCGAAGTCGAATGGGACCAAGGAGCCGAGCACGGTCGATATTGTCCATGTGATTCTCCGGGAAGCCAAAATCAGGCAGTTGCTGGTCCCAGCCAATTTCCCCTTTATCCACGCCACGCGGCTTCAAGAGCTGGGCTACAGCATGAAGCCGAAGCGTGATCCCTTCTATGAGCGGCGTGTCGTGAAGACCGCCGAAGAAGTGCGGTGCATTGAAGCGGCGCAGCGGGCGACGGAAGAAGCCGTCGCGGCGGCCCATGCCACGCTCAAACTGGCGACGATTCGCGGCGAAGAGCTCTGGTTGGATGGGGAAGTGCTGACCTCGGAACGGATTAAGAAGCTCATCAATGTCAAATTGATGGAGCGCGATTGCGTCGCGCAACATACGATTGTGGCCGGCGGCGAACAGGCTTGCGATCCGCACCATGAAGGCACCGGCCCCTTGCCCGCGAACCGCAGTATTATTTTCGATGTGTTTCCTCGATCCGCCAACAGCCGGTATTTTGCCGACATGTCCCGCACGGTGATTCGCGGTACCGCCAGTCCTGAACTCAAGCGGCTCTACCAGACCGTCAAAGATGCGCAGGAAGAAGCTATTACGAAGGTTAAAGACGGCGCCGACGGCATGAAGATTCATCAAGGGATCTGCGACCGCTTTGAAAAGGCCGGGTATAAGACCGGATTGGTCGATGGTCGGATGCAGGGCTACTTTCATGGAACCGGGCATGGCGTCGGGTTGGATATTCATGAAGCGCCACGCATCAGCCGGACCGGTTCGCTCTTGCAGGAAGGTCACGTCGTGACGGTCGAGCCGGGGCTCTACTACCCTGGATTAGGCGCCGTGCGAATCGAAGATATGGTGCTGGTCACGAGCGATGGTTGCCGCAACCTGACTGATTTCCCCAAGACCTTCGAACTCGGCTAA
- a CDS encoding DUF3971 domain-containing protein — MSRLRLFLVIVLVLAASAGTFLLFSNTLIGEDYLKKFVLQQLEESLGRKIEVHRAKFVIFPRIRVELTQVSIHNPNSDQVVFSAKRIDLVLRLLPLLRKQVVGKRLLVEDPVLTIHRTEAGHWNILDNADQAATDQRTLDMMTRVFMIRQATVVNGSITVIDEGRPGGTRTLKLERVEGGIVIRPERAMADVHLSVAQTGRDGLSAVSLVGQIKRVERSDALTAEEPAASAPASMFQFEGQVDAANVVLRDVADFFGPRPIPEQLDGLVNVQGQVRIMPGLAGYDAVLSSMTARLNQLTLTGKANLAGLLTAQPTFAVTFNSSLVTLKELLNTIPAQWIHPQLPAVLVERQIDGKVQVVNATLTGSATSGPQLSVTGEFRVQEGQALLGDDRVPTKDLTGVIVVETGRVRAANFTGRYGAIQITEGKAAVSFLDAGPWLELEITGSMAATDLVQLLAKTVKADRFAHLLGGLRDVEGTALPTFRLVGPLNEPGGVTFAGGEITARYISLTHPSLPERLTALQGKFVLADGGTRFEQVTGHLGDTIVQVQGGLSGGSASVFQEFVIRVNGDAGHIVKFVPSRAIPAGMFEGLLSGAVQLSGAAEAPQVRGNLVLTDAKVVVPNAIEKPVGAPAMLEFDGHLTRTNTATVTRVELVLPSVRIPVKGAIQIGEKFSIDATLVTGELSLSGLPEWIAKGGFEAGNVEVSLDVKGKGTDWKTWKTTGWVAVTNGLMLVKGAGHIDDLYARVKLVRNGAEVKRLSFKVQDSDLALEATVRNWPSKPVITGKIESNQLDLDLVIPKGERSPMRELLETLASSSQVTMTASAARAHYRHLKFGGLTARITIQDGVLDIDRISGDSANGQVAGRVVVQLPAKAPAETEVSLRATGVAVEDLLRLTNANIQGVSGQVRLNGTIRAHGRNPHGVYPSLNGKTEVLLENGRILKSEERAIWKILSILNLPAVLQGKVDLEKEGLPYNRISATVMIQNGSFQTENLVVDSPILKITAAGNYDLPTDQLDMVVAVSPFGSYATFLKTIPLFGRIFAGDRKGMATAIFSLKGAVEDPEVTYLPMKSFTTGLSGLAQLAVDVLKNTLTLPIDLMTPNEDKPVTPELEFAPEAVPATP, encoded by the coding sequence GTGTCGCGTCTTCGGCTGTTTTTGGTCATTGTGCTGGTCCTTGCGGCGAGTGCCGGTACCTTCCTGCTCTTTTCCAATACGCTGATCGGCGAAGACTATCTGAAAAAGTTTGTCTTGCAGCAGCTTGAGGAGAGCCTCGGGCGAAAAATCGAAGTGCATCGCGCCAAGTTCGTCATTTTCCCGCGCATCCGCGTCGAACTGACCCAGGTCTCCATTCACAATCCCAATTCCGATCAAGTCGTGTTTTCGGCGAAGCGTATCGATCTCGTGCTCCGTCTGCTTCCCTTGTTGCGCAAGCAGGTGGTGGGGAAGCGGCTCCTGGTTGAAGACCCGGTCCTCACGATTCATCGGACTGAAGCCGGTCACTGGAATATCCTGGATAACGCCGATCAGGCGGCAACGGATCAGCGCACACTGGATATGATGACGCGTGTCTTCATGATCCGGCAGGCCACGGTGGTGAACGGGAGTATCACGGTTATCGATGAGGGGCGGCCCGGCGGGACCAGAACACTGAAGCTGGAGCGGGTCGAAGGCGGGATCGTGATTCGCCCGGAGCGTGCGATGGCCGACGTGCATCTGTCGGTGGCGCAGACCGGTCGGGACGGTCTGTCGGCCGTGTCGCTTGTCGGGCAAATCAAACGGGTGGAGCGATCTGATGCACTGACCGCTGAAGAGCCTGCGGCATCGGCTCCTGCGTCAATGTTTCAGTTCGAGGGGCAGGTGGATGCCGCGAATGTCGTGTTGCGCGACGTGGCGGATTTCTTCGGTCCTCGGCCGATTCCAGAACAATTGGACGGGCTGGTGAATGTGCAAGGCCAGGTGCGGATCATGCCGGGCCTCGCCGGATACGATGCGGTGTTGTCGAGCATGACGGCTCGCTTGAATCAGCTCACGTTGACCGGCAAGGCCAATCTCGCGGGACTCCTCACGGCGCAACCGACCTTTGCCGTGACGTTCAACTCGTCGCTGGTGACGCTCAAGGAATTGCTCAATACTATTCCGGCTCAATGGATTCATCCGCAACTTCCGGCGGTGTTGGTGGAGCGGCAGATTGATGGGAAAGTGCAGGTGGTAAACGCCACGCTTACCGGATCGGCGACGTCGGGGCCGCAATTGTCGGTGACGGGGGAATTCCGTGTGCAAGAGGGACAGGCTTTGCTGGGAGATGATCGCGTGCCCACCAAAGACTTGACCGGAGTCATTGTCGTGGAGACCGGTCGTGTGCGGGCTGCGAATTTCACCGGCAGGTATGGTGCCATTCAGATCACGGAGGGCAAGGCAGCGGTGTCTTTCCTTGACGCGGGTCCGTGGCTGGAATTGGAAATTACCGGCAGCATGGCGGCGACCGATTTGGTGCAACTGTTGGCTAAGACGGTCAAGGCCGATCGGTTTGCGCATTTGCTCGGCGGCCTCCGCGATGTCGAAGGGACGGCATTGCCGACGTTTCGCCTGGTGGGGCCGCTGAACGAACCCGGTGGCGTGACGTTTGCCGGTGGGGAGATCACGGCCCGGTACATCAGTCTCACGCATCCGTCTCTGCCCGAACGGCTGACGGCGCTCCAAGGGAAGTTTGTATTGGCTGACGGCGGGACGCGGTTTGAACAGGTCACCGGTCATTTAGGAGATACGATCGTTCAGGTTCAGGGCGGCTTGTCTGGCGGATCGGCGAGTGTGTTTCAAGAATTTGTCATTCGAGTGAACGGCGATGCCGGGCATATCGTCAAATTTGTTCCCTCCAGGGCGATTCCGGCGGGGATGTTTGAAGGGTTGCTCAGCGGGGCCGTCCAGCTGAGCGGTGCCGCGGAGGCGCCGCAAGTACGCGGCAATCTGGTGTTGACGGACGCCAAGGTGGTGGTGCCGAATGCGATCGAGAAGCCGGTCGGCGCTCCGGCGATGCTGGAGTTTGATGGCCATCTGACCAGGACGAATACCGCGACGGTCACACGGGTTGAGTTGGTGTTGCCCTCCGTGCGCATTCCTGTGAAAGGGGCGATTCAGATTGGCGAGAAATTCTCTATTGATGCCACGCTGGTTACGGGAGAGCTATCCCTATCCGGTCTGCCGGAGTGGATTGCGAAGGGCGGGTTCGAAGCCGGCAATGTCGAGGTGTCGCTTGATGTGAAGGGGAAAGGCACGGATTGGAAGACGTGGAAGACCACGGGCTGGGTGGCGGTGACGAACGGCCTGATGCTGGTCAAGGGTGCGGGGCATATCGACGATCTGTATGCCCGCGTGAAATTGGTGCGGAACGGAGCGGAAGTGAAGCGGTTGTCCTTCAAGGTACAGGACAGTGATCTGGCGCTGGAAGCCACGGTGCGGAACTGGCCGTCCAAGCCGGTGATCACCGGCAAGATTGAGTCGAATCAGCTGGATCTTGACCTGGTGATTCCCAAAGGTGAGCGCTCGCCGATGCGGGAGTTGTTGGAGACATTGGCGTCCTCCAGTCAGGTGACGATGACGGCGTCAGCGGCCAGGGCGCACTATCGGCATCTCAAGTTCGGCGGATTGACGGCGCGAATCACGATTCAAGACGGCGTATTGGATATCGATCGGATCAGCGGGGATTCGGCCAACGGCCAAGTGGCCGGCCGGGTGGTTGTGCAACTCCCCGCCAAAGCGCCGGCCGAGACCGAGGTCTCCCTGCGAGCCACCGGAGTCGCGGTGGAAGATCTATTGCGGCTGACGAATGCGAACATCCAGGGCGTCTCGGGCCAAGTGCGGCTGAACGGAACCATTCGCGCGCATGGGCGTAACCCTCATGGGGTCTATCCCTCGCTGAATGGGAAAACCGAGGTGTTGTTGGAGAATGGACGCATCTTAAAATCCGAGGAACGCGCGATCTGGAAAATTTTGAGCATCCTGAATCTTCCTGCCGTGCTGCAAGGAAAAGTGGATCTGGAAAAAGAGGGCTTGCCCTATAACCGCATCTCCGCCACGGTGATGATTCAGAACGGATCGTTCCAGACGGAGAATCTGGTTGTCGACAGTCCGATCCTGAAGATTACGGCGGCGGGCAACTACGATCTGCCCACGGATCAGTTGGATATGGTCGTGGCGGTCAGTCCCTTCGGGTCCTATGCCACGTTTCTCAAGACGATCCCTTTGTTCGGCCGCATCTTTGCGGGGGATCGCAAAGGGATGGCCACGGCCATTTTTTCGCTGAAGGGCGCGGTGGAAGATCCCGAGGTGACGTATCTGCCGATGAAATCGTTTACGACCGGATTGTCGGGATTGGCGCAACTGGCCGTCGATGTCTTGAAGAACACGCTGACACTCCCGATCGATCTCATGACGCCGAATGAGGATAAGCCTGTCACGCCCGAGCTTGAGTTTGCGCCGGAAGCCGTGCCTGCAACGCCTTGA
- a CDS encoding MFS transporter, producing MILGLLFAISVVTYIDRVNISVTARQMMPALGLTDQQMGFVFSAFVIGYALFQIPGGWLGDRWGARIILTLALLWWSVFTAWTAMAPASPLAGWLGIMGALALARFLLGVGEAVALPNFNRVVTDWLPAGERGLGIGIAIGGIGVGAAITPPVTAWIMVNFGWQTAFYLSAVLGLGLAVIWWFIARNHPLDHPWVANRTANQNTGTATTTGQASSPAIPWAALRKTPTVWWLVLSYSCLGYVAYVYMSWFYLYLVNVRGFDILRGGVFASAPFLAILIFCPIGGWVTDRMAARHGLTAGRRQTGMAGMLLAGAAIGLGAWLDSPYLAIASLSLGAGWLYFSVGAYWSSTSDLSRTHAGSLSGLMNMGANIGGAISPTVTPWIAEQWGWPLSLGTAALIAIIGGLLWLWIDPEKGLAQEKS from the coding sequence GTGATACTCGGATTGCTCTTTGCCATCAGTGTCGTCACCTACATCGACCGCGTCAATATTTCCGTGACGGCCCGGCAGATGATGCCGGCGCTGGGCCTGACCGATCAGCAGATGGGCTTCGTCTTTTCGGCCTTCGTGATCGGCTATGCCCTGTTTCAAATTCCCGGCGGCTGGCTCGGTGACCGCTGGGGCGCGCGGATCATTCTGACCCTGGCGCTGCTCTGGTGGTCCGTCTTCACCGCCTGGACGGCCATGGCCCCGGCCTCGCCGCTGGCCGGATGGCTGGGCATCATGGGAGCGCTCGCACTGGCGCGCTTTCTCTTGGGCGTCGGTGAAGCGGTGGCGTTGCCGAATTTTAATCGTGTCGTCACGGATTGGCTTCCCGCGGGAGAACGCGGGCTCGGCATTGGGATCGCCATCGGTGGCATCGGCGTCGGCGCCGCGATCACGCCGCCCGTCACCGCCTGGATCATGGTGAACTTCGGCTGGCAAACGGCCTTTTATCTGTCGGCCGTCCTCGGCCTGGGCCTCGCCGTCATCTGGTGGTTCATCGCGCGCAATCATCCGCTCGACCATCCCTGGGTCGCTAATCGGACTGCCAATCAAAATACCGGTACTGCTACGACAACCGGCCAGGCGTCCTCTCCCGCTATTCCCTGGGCGGCTTTGCGGAAAACTCCGACGGTCTGGTGGCTCGTCCTAAGTTACAGCTGCCTCGGCTATGTTGCCTACGTCTACATGTCCTGGTTCTATCTCTATCTCGTCAACGTGCGCGGCTTCGATATCCTGCGCGGCGGAGTCTTCGCATCCGCACCCTTCCTCGCAATTCTGATCTTTTGCCCGATCGGAGGCTGGGTCACGGATCGAATGGCCGCCCGCCACGGACTTACGGCCGGCCGCCGGCAAACGGGCATGGCGGGAATGCTCCTCGCCGGCGCGGCCATCGGACTCGGCGCCTGGCTCGACTCACCCTACCTCGCCATTGCCAGTCTGTCCCTGGGCGCGGGCTGGCTCTACTTCAGCGTCGGCGCCTATTGGTCCTCTACCAGCGACTTATCCAGGACGCACGCCGGCAGTCTGTCGGGTTTAATGAACATGGGCGCCAATATCGGAGGAGCTATTTCCCCCACCGTCACGCCCTGGATTGCCGAACAGTGGGGCTGGCCTTTGTCCCTCGGCACCGCCGCCCTGATTGCCATCATCGGCGGACTGCTCTGGCTCTGGATCGATCCTGAAAAAGGACTTGCGCAAGAGAAGTCCTGA
- a CDS encoding peptidylprolyl isomerase — MQFQKKDPRATIATKFGEIKIRFYPDDAPRHVENFINLAKMGFFDGTTFHRVVPGFLIQGGDPFSKSADRTTHGTGGPGYFLTPEPSDRPHKRGAVSMAKMPRESNSTRDFNDNGSQFFICVGDNSGLDRRYTVFGEIFRGIEVLDKIVAAARDAADNPLDPITMTVTVKE, encoded by the coding sequence ATGCAATTTCAAAAGAAGGATCCGCGCGCAACTATCGCCACCAAGTTCGGCGAGATCAAGATCCGCTTCTATCCCGACGATGCCCCGCGCCATGTGGAGAATTTCATCAATCTGGCCAAAATGGGTTTCTTCGACGGCACCACCTTCCACCGCGTAGTCCCCGGCTTTCTCATTCAAGGCGGCGACCCCTTCAGCAAAAGCGCCGACCGGACGACGCACGGCACCGGCGGCCCCGGCTACTTTCTGACCCCCGAGCCAAGCGACCGCCCACACAAACGCGGCGCCGTCTCCATGGCGAAGATGCCGCGTGAAAGCAACAGCACGCGCGACTTCAACGACAACGGCTCACAGTTCTTTATTTGCGTGGGAGATAATAGCGGACTGGACCGGCGCTACACTGTGTTCGGAGAAATCTTTCGCGGCATCGAAGTCCTGGACAAAATCGTCGCCGCCGCCCGCGACGCCGCCGATAACCCGCTGGATCCGATCACGATGACCGTGACGGTGAAAGAATAG